GCGTCAGGTCGTCGAGCGCCTTCCACGACTCCGCGAGCTGGGGCACGATCCGGTTCTCGGCGTCGCGGCCCACCAGCGAGTCGAACATGCTCACGCCCACCTTCGCCCGGATGGACGAGAGGTTCATGGTCGGATCGAGGTTCTCGGGCGTCCACGGCAGGCCCACGCGCAGCTCCCCCGCGGACTGCCCCGGCGCCGGGACCGGGGCCCCGAGCAGGAGCAGGAGGACGAGCGCGCTCCGGCGGAGCGCCACGGAGACGCTCATCGCGCCGCCTTCACCGCGGCGAGGACCGCGGACAGGTGGGCGTCCGGAGTGGCCAGGGGCAGGACGCAGCCCGGGCCGACCAGGATGCCGCGCCCGCCGGTCTGGGCGATCGCCTCGCCGGCTTCCGCGGCGGCGGCGTCGGCCGGCCCGCGCAGCAGGGTCCGGCCTTCCCCGAGCCCGCCCACCAGCCCGCCGGTGAAGCGCGCACGGGCGTCGCCGAGGCTCGGCGCGGCGAGCCGATCGTGCCAGTTGATCGCGTGCACGGGCAGCCGGGCGGCCTGGTCGAAGTACACGTCGCGCCCGTGCAGGTGCAGCAGCGTGAAGGCCGAGGTCGCGGCCACCGCGTCGAGCATGCGTCGGATCCGGGGCTGCTCGAAGCGCGACCATTCCTCGGCGGTGACCACCTCGGGCGTGGCGGCCTGGGTCGCGAAGAAGAGGCCGTCGGCCCCGGCGGACAGCGCCGCCTGCGCGTGCCGGGCCATGGTCTCGGCGATGGCGTCCAGCGCGGGCTCGACGGCGGCCGGCTCGTCGCGAAGATCGGCCACCGCGCGATCGCCGGCCAGCTTGCGCGCCACCGTGAGCGGCGAGAAGAGCGTGTGCAGGATCGGCGCGTCGTCGGAGCGGCCGCGCGCGATCAGCCGCACCGCTTCGAGCTCGCGGCCGAGCGCGCCCGCCCCCGGGTCGAGCGCGCGGATGCGGCTCCAGTCGGCGCGGTCCTGCACCGCGTGCTTCGTGCACTGCTTGGCCCCGTTGGGGGAGCCCTGGTAGGCCACCTGGCAGCCCCAGTCCTCCACGCAGTAGACGCCGCTCGACATCACCTTCACGAAGTCGAGATCCCAGCGGCGCTGGAACGCGAGCATCGCCTCGGCGAGCCCCGCCGCGGTGTGGTCGACGTCGGGAACGTGTCGCCAGAACGAGACCGGAGGCCGATCGACGGCTTCCCGTCGGAGCGCGGCCATCACGCGAGAGCGCTTGTCCATGACGCCGCGAAGTCTACCACGCCGTCGCGCGGCCTCGCGCCGCGCGCGGGACGGCGGGTTTTGTGCGGAGGGAACTTCCGGGACGCGGTATGGTCTAACCGTGCGAGAGGCGGAGGCAGGCGATGCGCCGCGCTTCCTGGACCGGCTGCGGGCCGGCGAGGCGTCCGCCTTCGAGGAGCTCGTGACCACGTACCAGCATCGCGTCTTCGGGGTGGCGCTGCGGATG
This genomic interval from Candidatus Methylomirabilota bacterium contains the following:
- a CDS encoding uroporphyrinogen decarboxylase family protein, coding for MDKRSRVMAALRREAVDRPPVSFWRHVPDVDHTAAGLAEAMLAFQRRWDLDFVKVMSSGVYCVEDWGCQVAYQGSPNGAKQCTKHAVQDRADWSRIRALDPGAGALGRELEAVRLIARGRSDDAPILHTLFSPLTVARKLAGDRAVADLRDEPAAVEPALDAIAETMARHAQAALSAGADGLFFATQAATPEVVTAEEWSRFEQPRIRRMLDAVAATSAFTLLHLHGRDVYFDQAARLPVHAINWHDRLAAPSLGDARARFTGGLVGGLGEGRTLLRGPADAAAAEAGEAIAQTGGRGILVGPGCVLPLATPDAHLSAVLAAVKAAR